The Centroberyx gerrardi isolate f3 chromosome 12, fCenGer3.hap1.cur.20231027, whole genome shotgun sequence genome has a window encoding:
- the rspo3 gene encoding R-spondin-3 produces MQLQLISFVLIILHCMEYTGCQQHSSSRHRQHKQISGVSSGCQQGGCLTCSDYNGCLSCKPRFFMHLERIGMKQIGVCMTSCPPGFYGTRSPDRNTCTKCRPECDSCFNKNFCTRCRAGFYLHLGKCQESCPEGLVRSDTQRECVPKCPAECDSCVNSDTCTRCRPGLYQLMGRCHHVCPEDYEPNDKLMECTPQVHCEVGEWSEWSPCSRSGRTCGFKRGQETRTRQVLQYPSPFGTPCPEISEIKECLVKRRRCPGGRRKGERRAERRNRNNRRDKENQEGRRERKRERERERDTAEREESDSRNKTEHRHRRGQDRDPVPAEDSPAQ; encoded by the exons ATGCAATTACAACTGATCTCCTTTGTTTTGATCATCTTGCACTGCATGGAATACACTGGTtgtcagcagcacagcagctccAGGCACCGGCAACATAAAC AGATCTCCGGCGTGAGCTCAGGGTGCCAGCAGGGTGGCTGTCTCACCTGCTCTGACTACAATGGCTGCCTGTCCTGCAAGCCGCGCTTCTTCATGCACTTGGAGAGGATTGGGATGAAGCAGATCGGGGTGTGTATGACCTCCTGCCCTCCGGGCTTTTACGGCACGCGCTCCCCAGACAGAAACACCTGCACAA aGTGCAGGCCGGAGTGCGACTCCTGCTTCAACAAGAACTTCTGCACGCGCTGCCGAGCGGGATTCTACCTCCACCTGGGCAAGTGCCAGGAGAGCTGCCCCGAGGGGCTGGTCCGCAGCGACACGCAGAGGGAGTGTGTTCCCA AATGCCCTGCAGAGTGTGACTCGTGTGTGAACAGCGACACATGCACGCGGTGCCGGCCGGGCCTGTACCAGCTGATGGGGAGGTGCCACCATGTCTGTCCCGAAGACTACGAGCCCAACGACAAACTCATGGAGTGTACCCCACAAG TGCACTGTGAGGTGGGCGAGTGGAGCGAGTGGAGCCCCTGCTCTCGCTCCGGGAGAACCTGCGGCTTCAAGCGGGGCCAGGAGACCCGGACGCGGCAGGTCCTCCAGTACCCGTCGCCCTTCGGCACGCCCTGCCCCGAGATCTCCGAGATCAAAGAGTGTctggtgaagaggaggaggtgtccAG gagggaggaggaagggcgAGCGGAGAGCAGAGCGGAGGAACCGCAACAACCGGAGGGACAAGGAGAACCAGGAGGGGCggcgggagaggaagagagagagagagagggagcgagacaCGGCCGAACGCGAAGAATCCGACAGCAGGAACAAAACTGAGCACAGGCACCGCCGAGGCCAAGACAGAGACCCAGTCCCGGCTGAAGACAGCCCCGCACAGTAG
- the mdh2 gene encoding malate dehydrogenase, mitochondrial — protein MFSRAVRPTIGFARSLSTSSQNNAKVAVLGASGGIGQPLSLLLKNSPLVSQLSLFDIAHTPGVAADLSHIETRAHVTGYMGPDQLDAALQGCEVVVIPAGVPRKPGMTRDDLFNTNATIVATLADACARNCPEAMICIIANPVNSTIPITSEVMKKHGVYNPNRVFGVTTLDIVRANAFVAELKGLDPARVNVPVIGGHAGKTIIPLISQCTPKVEFPADQLAALTGRIQEAGTEVVKAKAGAGSATLSMAYAGARFTFSVLDAMNGKEGVVECAYVRSEETECKYFSTPLLLGKNGIEKNLGLGKLSAFEEKLVADAMGELKGSIKKGEDFVANMK, from the coding sequence atGTTTTCCCGAGCTGTGAGACCTACTATCGGCTTCGCCAGGAGCTTGTCCACCTCGTCACAGAACAACGCGAAGGTTGCGGTGCTGGGAGCGTCAGGCGGCATAGGCCAGCCGctgtctctgctgctgaagAATAGCCCCCTGGTGAGTCAACTCTCCCTGTTTGACATTGCACACACCCCCGGGGTGGCCGCCGATCTCAGCCACATCGAGACCCGGGCCCATGTCACCGGCTACATGGGTCCCGACCAGCTGGACGCCGCACTGCAGGGCTGCGAAGTTGTGGTCATTCCCGCCGGTGTGCCCAGAAAACCCGGTATGACCCGTGACGACCTCTTCAACACCAACGCCACCATTGTGGCCACCTTGGCCGACGCCTGCGCCCGCAACTGCCCCGAGGCTATGATCTGCATCATCGCCAACCCCGTCAACTCCACCATCCCCATCACATCAGAGGTCATGAAGAAGCATGGCGTCTACAACCCCAACAGAGTGTTTGGTGTCACAACGCTGGACATTGTCAGAGCAAACGCCTTTGTGGCAGAGCTCAAAGGCCTTGACCCCGCACGCGTCAATGTTCCAGTGATTGGAGGCCACGCAGGGAAGACCATCATCCCCCTCATCTCCCAGTGCACACCCAAAGTAGAGTTCCCTGCTGACCAGCTGGCCGCTCTGACCGGCAGGATCCAGGAGGCCGGCACTGAGGTGGTGAAGGCCAAGGCCGGAGCCGGCTCTGCTACCCTGTCCATGGCCTACGCCGGGGCCCGCTTCACCTTCTCCGTCCTGGACGCCATGAACGGGAAGGAGGGTGTGGTGGAGTGCGCCTACGTGAGGTCCGAGGAGACCGAGTGCAAGTACTTCTCCACACCTCTTCTCCTTGGCAAGAACGGCATTGAGAAGAACCTTGGGCTTGGCAAGCTGTCCGCCTTCGAGGAGAAGCTGGTGGCTGATGCCATGGGCGAGCTGAAGGGCTCCATCAAGAAGGGAGAGGATTTTGTGGCTAATATGAAGTGA
- the LOC139931845 gene encoding E3 ubiquitin-protein ligase rnf146-like, whose translation MASCGEVDHSVSSLPSSKKGSNSGGGSGNSAESSCSGSSNSSPALPVPECAICLQSCVHPVQLPCRHVFCFLCVKGASWQSKRCALCRQEVPEDFLERPTLLSPEELKASAGGRGGAAGDHAWYYEGRNGWWQYDERTSRELEDAFSKGKKTAEMLIAGFLYVADLENMVQYRRNEHGRRRKMKRDVVDIPKKGVAGLRLDSEGGAGAVGAAGRENSADGADTTVAGAQQQVTGIASAITAPPATARPPTSLGGQPGSSSPSLEDAVSQLQISPRPTPSQERSEAGEGEEEEEEEASPSRSSDPHTSVDESGSGDWSDDEEEEDEEEEGGDGERVEPWEERPRRQRLNPEDRAPPGAESSTSPPSSSSSNGRSRMPDGQCTVTEV comes from the coding sequence ATGGCTAGTTGTGGCGAGGTAGACCACTCTGTTAGCTCGCTTCCATCCAGTAAGAAAGGCAGCAACAGCGGTGGCGGCAGCGGGAACAGTGCAGAATCGTCATGTTCTGGCTCCAGCAACTCGTCCCCGGCCCTGCCAGTACCAGAGTGCGCCATCTGCCTGCAGAGCTGCGTCCACCCAGTGCAACTGCCGTGCCGTCACGTCTTCTGCTTCCTTTGTGTGAAGGGAGCGTCCTGGCAGAGCAAGCGCTGCGCCCTCTGCAGACAGGAAGTGCCAGAGGACTTCCTGGAGAGGCCTACGCTCCTCTCCCCAGAGGAGCTGAAGGCATCAGCAGGGGGTCGAGGTGGGGCGGCGGGCGATCACGCCTGGTACTATGAGGGGCGTAACGGTTGGTGGCAGTACGACGAGCGGACCAGCCGCGAGCTGGAGGACGCTTTCTCCAAGGGCAAGAAGACGGCCGAGATGCTGATCGCTGGCTTTTTGTATGTAGCCGACCTGGAGAACATGGTGCAGTACAGGCGCAACGAGCACGGTCGTAGACGCAAGATGAAGAGAGACGTTGTGGATATCCCCAAGAAAGGGGTGGCTGGACTGCGTTTGGACAGTGAGGGCGGTGCCGGGGCTGTTGGGGCAGCAGGTCGAGAGAACTCGGCTGACGGGGCTGATACCACAGTAGCAGGTGCACAGCAGCAGGTTACTGGTATCGCCTCTGCTATTACAGCCCCTCCGGCCACAGCCAGACCTCCCACCTCTCTCGGAGGCCAGCCTGGCAGCAGTAGCCCCTCTCTGGAGGATGCTGTCTCGCAGCTGCAAATTAGCCCCAGGCCCACACCGTCCCAGGAGAGGTCTGAGgctggggaaggagaggaggaagaagaggaggaggcttcACCCTCCAGGTCCTCTGACCCTCACACCTCTGTGGACGAGTCTGGCTCTGGAGACTGGAgcgatgatgaggaagaggaggacgaagaggaggaggggggtgatgGGGAGCGTGTGGAGCCCTGGGAGGAGAGGCCAAGGAGGCAAAGACTGAATCCAGAAGACAGAGCCCCTCCTGGGGCAGagtcctccacctctcccccttcctcatCCAGTAGCAACGGAAGGTCCAGAATGCCTGATGGCCAGTGTACAGTGACTGAAGTGTGA
- the echdc1 gene encoding ethylmalonyl-CoA decarboxylase — MVLCAVRRLLLKSSGGCGAWARLLQRQSSGCVYSGSHGFNQEEIREKLRAFPGGSIDLLQQESGIAVLTINNPARMNAFSGSMMVDLEERVSQLENWTDGKGLIIQGAAGTFCSGSDLNAVRAISNPQDGMKMCMFMQDALTRLLRLPLISVALVEGRALGGGAELTTACDFRLMAPGSVIQFVHKHMGLVPGWGGAARLVRVVGSQNALKLLGGALKVDPELAVQIGLADGVLDAPQEAGEGGTIGLPQQAENWLHRYTKGPAPVIRAVKRVVSAGRELPLSEALRTEKEVFGTVWGGPANLQALASKSKHK, encoded by the exons ATGGTTCTGTGTGCGGTGAGGCGTCTCCTCCTGAAGAGCAGCGGTGGCTGTGGAGCCTGGGCCAG GCTGCTCCAGAGGCAGAGcagtggctgtgtttactctggcAGCCACGGCTTCAACCAGGAGGAGATCAGAGAGAAGCTGCGGGCGTTTCCTGGAGGCTCCATTGATCTGCTCCAACAGGAGTCTGGCATCGCCGTGCTGACCATCAACAACCCTGCCCGCATGAACGCCTTCTCCG GCAGCATGATGGTGGATCTGGAGGAGAGGGTGAGCCAGCTGGAGAACTGGACAGACGGCAAAGGCCTCATCATCCAGGGGGCTGCCGGAACTTTCTGCTCCGGGTCGGACCTCAACGCCGTCCGGGCGATATCTAACCCGCAG GATGGGATGAAGATGTGTATGTTCATGCAGGATGCTCTGACAAGACTACTGAG GCTGCCTCTGATCTCTGTTGCTCTGGTGGAGGGGAGAGCGCTGGGAGGAGGCGCAGAGCTCACCACCGCCTGCGATTTCAG GTTGATGGCACCAGGCAGCGTGATCCAGTTCGTCCACAAACACATGGGCCTGGTCCCGGGCTGGGGCGGCGCCGCGCGACTCGTCCGCGTCGTCGGAAGCCAGAACGCACTGAAGCTCCTTGGCGGCGCTCTGAAAGTGGACCCCGAGCTGGCCGTGCAGATCGGACTGGCGGACGGAGTGCTGGATGCCCCCCAGGAGGCGGGGGAAGGTGGTACCATCGGTCTCCCGCAGCAGGCTGAAAACTGGCTCCATCGCTATACGAAGGGGCCCGCCCCGGTGATCCGGGCTGTGAAGAGGGTGGTGTCGGCGGGGAGGGAGCTCCCTCTGTCAGAGGCTCTGAGGACTGAGAAGGAGGTGTTTGGGACGGTGTGGGGCGGACCGGCTAACCTGCAGGCCCTGGCCAGCAAGTCCAAACACAAGTGA